Proteins found in one Limnobaculum xujianqingii genomic segment:
- the rseA gene encoding anti-sigma-E factor RseA: MQKEKLSALMDGESIDNEVINGLSQDRTLQQSWHRYHLIRDTLRGDIGEVVHFDIADKVSAALALEPALSGFDKPVVSQPHPATWQKMPFWHKVRPWFAQVGQIGVAACVSLAVIVGVQQYNQQGTDSTPDTPVFNTIPLGGQASPVSFDVATEGAQNTNQQVLEQRKRINAMLQDYELQRRLHAEQLKIAPRADTSAKTSNSASTGLTQ, encoded by the coding sequence ATGCAAAAAGAAAAGCTTTCCGCTCTGATGGATGGAGAAAGCATTGATAATGAAGTTATCAATGGACTGTCCCAAGATAGAACGCTTCAGCAAAGCTGGCATCGCTACCACCTGATTCGCGATACTCTACGTGGAGATATCGGCGAAGTGGTTCATTTCGATATAGCAGACAAAGTATCAGCCGCATTGGCGCTGGAACCGGCGTTATCAGGCTTTGATAAGCCGGTCGTATCACAGCCTCATCCGGCAACCTGGCAGAAGATGCCGTTCTGGCACAAGGTTCGCCCATGGTTTGCTCAGGTTGGGCAAATTGGTGTTGCAGCCTGTGTGTCTCTGGCGGTGATTGTTGGCGTTCAACAGTATAACCAACAGGGTACTGACAGTACGCCAGATACACCGGTATTTAATACTATTCCGTTAGGTGGACAGGCATCACCGGTCAGTTTTGATGTGGCAACGGAAGGCGCTCAGAATACTAATCAACAGGTTCTGGAGCAGCGTAAACGTATCAACGCCATGCTACAGGACTACGAATTACAACGTCGTTTACACGCGGAACAGCTGAAAATCGCACCAAGGGCTGATACCAGTGCAAAAACCAGTAATTCTGCGTCAACAGGATTAACTCAGTAG
- the rseC gene encoding SoxR-reducing system protein RseC: MLRKWATVIDWQQGIATLRCEQQAGCSSCQSKASCGTRVLNKLGPQVIHDLQIPVEQPLSPGQRVELGIPESGVLLSALLVYMVPLLGILLCSGLFYYGLGSDIAAIIGAIVGGVSGFVIARFYAAKFATNASVHPIILQIGIPSVSQTGN, from the coding sequence ATGTTACGTAAGTGGGCGACCGTCATCGACTGGCAACAAGGCATTGCGACTTTACGCTGTGAACAACAAGCGGGTTGTAGCAGTTGTCAGTCAAAAGCTTCCTGCGGTACTCGTGTACTGAACAAACTGGGTCCTCAGGTTATTCACGATCTGCAAATTCCGGTTGAGCAACCTTTATCTCCAGGTCAGCGCGTTGAACTTGGCATTCCTGAGTCCGGCGTGCTGCTATCTGCACTGTTGGTATATATGGTGCCTCTGTTAGGCATTCTGCTGTGTTCAGGATTGTTTTATTATGGCTTAGGAAGCGATATTGCTGCAATTATCGGGGCTATCGTTGGCGGTGTTAGTGGTTTTGTTATTGCTCGTTTTTATGCTGCAAAATTTGCTACTAATGCATCAGTTCATCCGATTATATTGCAAATAGGCATTCCATCTGTAAGTCAGACCGGGAATTAA
- the bhsA gene encoding multiple stress resistance protein BhsA: protein MKSIKFIATAAILTTLSFSTFAAEQVTRTQTENLDKIGTVSASDARSLSALESKLAAKADAMGASHYYINSASTSENIHGTAIIYK from the coding sequence ATGAAAAGCATCAAATTTATTGCTACTGCCGCTATCCTGACTACCTTATCTTTCAGCACTTTTGCTGCTGAACAAGTGACTCGTACTCAAACAGAAAATTTGGATAAGATTGGTACTGTTTCTGCCAGCGATGCACGCTCTTTATCTGCATTAGAAAGCAAACTGGCCGCTAAAGCCGATGCAATGGGCGCAAGCCATTATTATATTAACTCTGCATCTACCAGCGAAAATATCCACGGTACTGCGATCATTTATAAATAA
- the rseB gene encoding sigma-E factor regulatory protein RseB: protein MKPIAFIVCSLLGGLPLAAVSAPNPTEVLLQQMTSASQTLSYEFSYVNVSKVGIESLQYRHSIQNGKPLVQLINMDGPQREAILRGIEVSYFEPGMEPFSIRGDHIVDSLPSLVFADIDRLEQYYDFVPVGRSRIANRICDVVRVVPRDGLRYSYVVWLDTETKLPLRTDLLDRDGDTLEQFRVVAFSDGDSVKAKMADFSMPVMPPLLAVPPGDKLTMSWSVGWLPQGFSESSRSRHTVSDAKSSVVESRLYSDGLFSFSLNVSPSSYQGQTSEHSLRQGRRTIHTETRNNVEITVIGELPPATAKRVATSVVVN from the coding sequence ATGAAACCAATCGCGTTTATTGTTTGTAGTTTGCTGGGGGGGCTCCCCCTGGCTGCGGTTTCCGCACCGAATCCAACAGAAGTTTTATTGCAGCAAATGACCAGTGCCAGCCAGACTTTAAGCTATGAGTTCTCTTATGTGAACGTTAGCAAAGTTGGTATTGAATCCCTGCAGTACAGACACTCTATACAAAATGGTAAACCGCTGGTTCAGCTAATTAATATGGATGGACCTCAGCGGGAGGCAATACTGCGTGGTATCGAAGTGAGTTACTTTGAACCCGGTATGGAGCCTTTTAGCATTCGCGGTGACCATATCGTTGACTCATTACCCTCTCTGGTATTTGCCGATATTGACCGCCTGGAACAATACTATGATTTTGTTCCGGTGGGGCGTTCACGTATTGCTAATCGTATTTGTGATGTTGTGCGGGTCGTACCGCGCGATGGGTTACGTTATAGCTATGTGGTTTGGTTAGATACTGAAACTAAACTGCCTCTGCGTACCGACTTACTTGATAGAGATGGTGACACACTGGAGCAGTTTCGCGTAGTGGCCTTTAGTGACGGTGATAGCGTAAAAGCGAAAATGGCTGATTTTTCAATGCCAGTTATGCCGCCGCTGTTAGCCGTTCCTCCCGGTGATAAACTGACCATGAGTTGGAGTGTGGGTTGGTTACCTCAAGGTTTTTCCGAATCTTCCCGCAGTCGTCATACGGTTTCTGACGCTAAAAGTAGCGTGGTGGAATCCCGACTCTATTCCGATGGCTTATTCAGTTTTTCCCTGAACGTATCACCAAGTAGTTATCAGGGGCAAACCAGTGAACACTCATTGCGTCAGGGGCGTAGAACTATTCATACTGAAACCCGTAATAATGTAGAAATTACGGTGATTGGTGAATTACCTCCGGCTACAGCTAAACGTGTTGCTACCAGCGTCGTGGTGAATTAA
- the rpoE gene encoding RNA polymerase sigma factor RpoE: MSEQLTDQVLVERVQKGDKNAFNILVVRYQNKVAGLVSRYVPQADVADVAQESFIKAYRALESFRGDSAFYTWLYRIAVNTAKNYLVAQGRRPPSSDVDAGDAENFENAGALKEISNPENLMLSEELRRIVFGTIESLPEDLKMAITLREIDGLSYEEIAEIMDCPVGTVRSRIFRAREAIDNKVQPLIQR; this comes from the coding sequence ATGAGCGAGCAGTTAACCGACCAGGTGTTGGTTGAACGGGTCCAAAAGGGCGATAAAAACGCATTTAATATTCTGGTTGTTCGCTACCAGAATAAAGTTGCGGGCCTTGTTTCCCGCTATGTACCACAGGCGGATGTTGCCGATGTGGCACAGGAGTCCTTTATTAAGGCCTACAGAGCGTTGGAGTCTTTTCGTGGTGACAGCGCTTTTTATACCTGGTTATACCGAATAGCAGTAAATACCGCGAAAAATTATTTAGTGGCTCAGGGGCGCCGTCCTCCCTCAAGTGATGTGGATGCCGGCGATGCAGAAAACTTCGAAAATGCAGGTGCATTAAAAGAAATTTCGAACCCTGAGAACTTAATGTTGTCAGAAGAACTGAGACGTATCGTTTTTGGAACTATCGAGTCATTGCCAGAAGACTTAAAGATGGCAATCACGCTACGTGAAATCGATGGTTTAAGTTATGAAGAGATTGCAGAAATCATGGATTGTCCGGTTGGAACAGTAAGATCAAGAATATTCCGGGCCCGTGAAGCAATTGATAATAAAGTACAACCACTGATACAGCGATAG